From a region of the Nonlabens sp. Hel1_33_55 genome:
- a CDS encoding TlpA disulfide reductase family protein yields the protein MKKILLFLIAIYVTNISCNESESATSEFIVNLDMSGFDDDTEFKLLHIDDEKFIDSVKIHNNKLRFKGNATEPFSARIQTIDNKNLIFWVESGVIDIQGSSEDFSNPIIVGTPLNKVYVKYRDKQKAFRKKRDSLIKTYMQMVASQTLTESEDARLWDQIKLIDKNTFKIRMKSIETEPPSIYTIKELYFLRNDIQKDSLKLLFNKFPKEYQSSKYGQVVETYIQNESIGIGKRYKDISGMNFKGEHIKLSELEGNYILLDFWASWCVPCREENPNYVKVYDNYKDKGFIIYSFSIDDNAKAWKKASEVDSIYWKSNVIAEKGSYSKMAALYNVRSVPSSFLINPKGIVIATDLRGKELEDRLALELAPNSI from the coding sequence ATGAAAAAAATCTTATTATTTCTAATCGCTATTTATGTAACAAATATCTCTTGTAATGAAAGCGAATCAGCGACTTCTGAATTTATAGTCAATTTAGATATGAGCGGATTTGATGATGATACCGAATTCAAACTTCTACATATTGATGATGAAAAGTTTATCGATTCAGTTAAAATTCACAATAACAAATTGAGATTTAAAGGAAATGCTACTGAACCATTCAGTGCTAGGATTCAGACTATTGACAATAAGAATCTAATTTTTTGGGTTGAAAGTGGTGTTATTGATATACAAGGAAGTTCAGAGGATTTTAGCAACCCTATTATAGTGGGAACACCACTTAACAAGGTTTATGTGAAATATCGAGATAAACAAAAAGCTTTTAGAAAGAAGAGGGATAGCCTAATTAAAACTTATATGCAAATGGTGGCTTCCCAAACATTGACCGAATCAGAGGATGCCAGATTATGGGATCAAATAAAACTGATCGATAAAAATACTTTTAAAATAAGAATGAAAAGTATCGAGACGGAACCACCCTCGATTTATACGATTAAGGAATTATATTTTTTGCGAAACGACATTCAAAAGGATTCTCTTAAACTGCTTTTCAATAAGTTTCCAAAAGAATATCAGAGTAGTAAATATGGTCAAGTTGTGGAAACTTACATTCAAAATGAATCCATTGGAATAGGAAAAAGATATAAGGATATTAGTGGTATGAATTTTAAGGGAGAGCATATAAAGCTCTCTGAATTGGAAGGCAATTATATTTTGCTAGACTTCTGGGCATCTTGGTGTGTGCCTTGCCGCGAAGAAAACCCCAATTATGTAAAAGTATATGATAATTATAAAGACAAGGGGTTTATAATTTACAGCTTCTCAATTGACGATAATGCGAAAGCTTGGAAAAAGGCAAGTGAAGTTGATTCTATATATTGGAAAAGCAATGTAATTGCAGAAAAAGGCAGCTACAGCAAAATGGCTGCATTGTATAATGTAAGGTCAGTTCCATCTTCATTTTTGATTAACCCTAAAGGTATAGTAATAGCAACAGACCTGCGTGGTAAAGAATTAGAAGATAGGCTTGCGCTTGAGCTAGCCCCAAACAGTATCTGA
- a CDS encoding TlpA family protein disulfide reductase has translation MKKNIFILLVAFAILLSSCKEGSQKIEQENVLPVLSEVNVLDLQKSIDSVIVRKSMAPLTNIENIEGFSTPENIDSFRILKTRLVYINTDENVEAYILSGFKGEKQILIIDTDIDMDFTDESVREFDGSFGKQVKNNYELTKRLPIDSIKIGDKTTYFQAYPYFGYFDQIKDSIEERYKVVINYNEKYSSSFSNDDKNYTIHINHKAMFGTTFRIYGGEGGSENFTEMPYKLKDTVLIENLDFSIDSVDFKKEMLYISHTNLSSKKTLNGARVGGYIKSRFDLIGKNPGTSIEDLTEENEYLLIGFWGTWCAPCIELLPDIKEVNTKYSDLNVLSVACEQDIEKVKSHISEYGMDWNNAFIDTKPKSKSNSPILNELKIDGYPTFILTDSKGKILSRGIGKSALDKIDNLLSQD, from the coding sequence ATGAAGAAAAACATTTTTATCCTGCTAGTTGCTTTTGCTATTCTGCTATCCTCTTGCAAAGAAGGTTCTCAAAAAATAGAACAAGAGAATGTCCTACCTGTTCTTTCAGAGGTCAATGTACTTGATCTACAGAAATCCATAGACTCGGTTATTGTAAGAAAGAGCATGGCCCCACTAACCAATATAGAAAATATTGAGGGCTTCTCGACTCCAGAAAATATTGATTCATTTAGAATACTTAAGACTAGACTGGTTTACATCAATACTGATGAGAATGTTGAGGCTTATATACTTTCAGGCTTCAAGGGCGAAAAGCAGATTCTGATTATTGACACGGATATAGATATGGATTTTACCGATGAATCAGTCAGAGAGTTTGATGGTTCGTTCGGAAAACAGGTTAAAAACAATTATGAGTTGACAAAAAGACTACCAATAGACAGCATCAAGATTGGTGATAAAACTACCTATTTTCAAGCCTACCCCTATTTTGGATATTTTGATCAAATTAAGGATTCTATTGAGGAAAGGTATAAAGTCGTTATCAACTACAATGAGAAATACTCCAGTTCATTTTCCAACGACGATAAGAACTACACCATACATATAAATCATAAAGCCATGTTTGGAACTACTTTTAGAATATACGGTGGGGAAGGTGGAAGTGAAAACTTTACTGAAATGCCTTACAAATTAAAGGATACTGTACTTATAGAGAACTTGGATTTTTCTATTGACAGCGTTGACTTTAAAAAAGAGATGTTATACATTTCGCATACAAACCTCTCTAGTAAAAAGACTTTGAATGGAGCTCGTGTTGGCGGTTACATAAAGAGCAGATTCGATTTGATAGGAAAGAATCCGGGAACTTCTATTGAAGATCTTACCGAAGAAAACGAATACTTGCTGATTGGTTTTTGGGGAACCTGGTGTGCGCCCTGCATCGAGCTACTTCCAGATATTAAAGAAGTAAACACAAAGTATTCAGATCTAAATGTACTTAGCGTAGCCTGCGAGCAAGATATTGAAAAAGTAAAGTCTCATATCAGCGAGTATGGGATGGATTGGAACAATGCGTTCATAGATACCAAGCCAAAGAGCAAATCCAACAGTCCTATACTAAATGAGCTAAAAATAGATGGTTATCCAACCTTTATCCTAACAGACAGTAAAGGAAAAATCCTTTCTAGAGGGATTGGCAAGTCCGCTCTTGATAAAATAGATAATCTTTTAAGTCAGGATTAA
- a CDS encoding DUF427 domain-containing protein, whose amino-acid sequence MNNKEDRLQKARDGWNNRGNSRPPFAIEPKEGQRSVWDFPRPPVIEEVKERALVKYLANTIVDSQNALAVLETANPPTYYIPQEDINMDLLEQIPGKSSFCEWKGLATYWTLKENKNQLVAWSYANPFQEFKVLKDYLAFYPQHLECLVGESPVKAQPGKFYAGWITPDLTGPFKGDSGTGHW is encoded by the coding sequence ATGAATAATAAGGAAGATAGATTACAAAAAGCTCGAGACGGTTGGAACAATAGAGGTAATTCAAGACCACCTTTTGCCATTGAGCCAAAAGAAGGTCAGCGTTCTGTTTGGGATTTTCCGCGTCCGCCAGTGATAGAAGAGGTGAAGGAAAGGGCTCTTGTTAAATACCTAGCCAACACAATTGTAGATAGTCAGAATGCGCTAGCAGTCTTAGAAACAGCAAACCCGCCTACGTATTACATCCCACAAGAGGATATTAATATGGATCTGCTGGAACAAATACCGGGGAAAAGCTCATTTTGCGAGTGGAAGGGTCTAGCTACTTATTGGACATTGAAAGAGAATAAGAATCAACTTGTTGCATGGTCCTACGCAAATCCATTTCAAGAATTTAAAGTCTTAAAAGACTACTTAGCATTCTACCCACAACATCTGGAATGTTTAGTGGGTGAATCGCCGGTAAAAGCCCAACCAGGCAAGTTTTATGCAGGCTGGATCACACCTGATTTAACTGGCCCCTTTAAAGGAGACAGCGGGACAGGCCACTGGTAA
- a CDS encoding DUF3124 domain-containing protein: MDLIKNLKILKYSPFLLIICMALIGCEEKIENQSSINPENWSKRTVELNVADSLETGKTYLSMYSQIYNLSEHRRINLTATASLRNTSDTDTVFLTSAKYYGTHGDLIRNYFDKPIYLAPMETLEIIIDEEDVTGGTGSNFLFEWQTPSPTPEPMFEGIMNSTNRQQGLSFTTQGKRIQ, encoded by the coding sequence ATGGACTTGATTAAGAATCTCAAAATATTAAAATACTCACCGTTTTTATTGATCATCTGTATGGCCCTAATAGGGTGCGAGGAAAAAATAGAGAACCAAAGCTCCATAAATCCAGAAAATTGGTCCAAAAGAACTGTAGAACTAAATGTAGCGGACTCCTTGGAAACTGGTAAAACCTATTTATCCATGTATTCACAGATCTACAACCTTTCTGAACATAGAAGGATCAACTTGACAGCAACCGCAAGCTTGCGCAATACCAGCGATACAGATACTGTTTTCTTGACAAGTGCCAAATATTATGGTACGCACGGCGATTTGATTAGAAATTACTTTGACAAGCCCATTTATCTAGCACCTATGGAAACGTTGGAAATTATCATAGATGAAGAAGATGTCACAGGTGGTACAGGCTCCAATTTCCTTTTTGAATGGCAAACGCCTAGTCCGACTCCAGAACCTATGTTTGAAGGAATCATGAATTCTACGAACAGGCAACAAGGTCTATCTTTTACTACCCAAGGCAAACGCATTCAATAA
- the epsC gene encoding serine O-acetyltransferase EpsC: protein MLSSKLIEAITAQKREVSVSMRLKRESQRFSQLLFNTLFDSETNTVTVLKELEDLFLVIRNLACPDIEGKPCKTWEDFTLGIPDLFCSLKKDAVAIYENDPAAKSLEEVYLAYPGFFAIAIYRMAREFYKLGLPLVPRLMTEYAHQLTGIDIHPGATIGASLFIDHGTGVVIGETAEIHDHVKIYQGVTLGALTVKKSMQDQKRHPTIQDHVTIYANATILGGETIIGAHSIIGGNAWITSSIDKDTVAIHTGEVKITTQKTKS from the coding sequence ATGCTTTCATCAAAACTTATAGAAGCTATTACTGCTCAGAAAAGAGAAGTTTCGGTTTCTATGAGGCTAAAAAGGGAATCACAACGGTTTAGTCAGTTGCTTTTCAATACGCTCTTTGATTCTGAAACCAATACCGTGACAGTTTTAAAGGAGCTTGAAGATCTTTTTCTAGTCATAAGAAATCTAGCCTGTCCAGACATTGAAGGCAAACCATGCAAAACCTGGGAGGATTTCACGTTAGGAATTCCAGATCTTTTCTGCAGTTTGAAAAAGGATGCCGTTGCGATATATGAAAATGATCCGGCAGCAAAATCACTGGAAGAAGTCTATCTAGCCTATCCTGGCTTCTTTGCAATCGCCATTTATAGAATGGCTCGGGAATTTTATAAGTTGGGACTACCACTTGTTCCTAGATTAATGACAGAGTACGCCCATCAGCTTACAGGAATTGATATCCATCCTGGAGCCACCATAGGAGCATCGTTATTTATCGATCACGGAACAGGAGTCGTGATAGGCGAGACTGCGGAGATCCATGATCACGTAAAGATTTATCAAGGTGTAACTCTAGGTGCTCTCACAGTTAAGAAATCCATGCAGGATCAAAAGAGACATCCCACGATTCAGGATCACGTGACCATTTATGCAAATGCTACAATACTGGGTGGAGAAACGATAATAGGTGCCCATAGCATCATAGGTGGAAATGCTTGGATTACTTCTTCCATTGATAAAGATACCGTAGCCATACATACTGGTGAGGTAAAAATAACAACCCAAAAAACGAAATCATGA
- the cysM gene encoding cysteine synthase CysM, translating into MSHSILDQIGNTPLVKSMVLNTNPNVTLYFKMEGDNPGGSVKDRAAFNMIKSALERRDIDKNSKLIEATSGNTGIALAMIAGIYQLDIELVMPKDATIERVQTMKAYGAKVTLHPDGIEGARDYAADKVEKEGYFSFNQFANDDNWKAHYKTTGPEIWRDTHGKVTHFVSSMGTTGTIMGTSTYLKEQSKNVQIVGVQPTDGSSIPGIRKWPKEYLPAIFDDSKVDRVMEVSTEQARTMARRLAREEGIFSGMSSGGATTAALKLASELESGVIVSIICDRGDRYLSSDLFE; encoded by the coding sequence ATGAGTCACTCGATTCTAGATCAAATAGGAAATACACCTTTGGTTAAATCCATGGTTCTCAACACAAACCCCAATGTTACCCTTTACTTCAAAATGGAAGGTGATAACCCAGGTGGTAGTGTCAAGGATAGGGCAGCTTTCAATATGATCAAGAGTGCTTTGGAAAGACGTGATATTGATAAAAATTCAAAACTGATCGAGGCCACCAGTGGTAATACCGGGATTGCGCTAGCCATGATTGCGGGTATTTATCAATTGGATATAGAATTGGTCATGCCTAAAGATGCTACCATAGAGCGCGTGCAGACCATGAAAGCTTATGGCGCAAAAGTCACCTTGCATCCTGACGGGATTGAAGGTGCAAGAGACTATGCAGCAGATAAGGTAGAGAAAGAAGGTTATTTTTCATTCAACCAATTTGCAAACGATGACAATTGGAAAGCCCATTATAAAACAACTGGGCCAGAAATATGGAGAGATACTCACGGCAAAGTCACCCATTTTGTTTCTTCAATGGGAACTACAGGGACCATCATGGGGACATCCACTTATCTGAAAGAACAAAGTAAGAACGTCCAAATTGTTGGCGTGCAACCTACTGATGGATCGAGTATTCCAGGAATACGCAAATGGCCTAAGGAATACCTACCAGCCATTTTTGATGATTCTAAGGTTGATCGAGTAATGGAGGTAAGTACGGAACAAGCCAGAACTATGGCTAGACGACTTGCAAGAGAAGAAGGTATATTTTCTGGAATGAGTAGTGGTGGAGCCACAACTGCGGCGCTAAAGCTGGCAAGTGAATTAGAAAGCGGCGTCATCGTTAGTATCATCTGTGACCGCGGCGATCGCTATTTATCTTCTGACCTTTTCGAATAG
- a CDS encoding carbohydrate kinase family protein yields MKETKNVKVICIGEILIDFIGSHSSPDIASTTEFKRYLGGSPTNVAMNLNKLGCNAALVATIGNDGLGNFLSQEMSALGMKQEYVRKVDDLPTSAILVSKTAETPDFIAYREADCQILSSQLPDELIKTASVFHTTCFALSRNPARETILKKVKVAAAAGCSISIDLNYSEKIWPDREQAIKTIKEYCSYDTMIKISVDDMVRLYGNDFSTTDLFDTLHNYGARLICLTRGSEGVLVSQRDKPLIEMPAIPLEKVVDATGAGDAFWSGFLCATLEGRDIEQSVKFALQVASIKLTTIGGLPKELNLQP; encoded by the coding sequence ATGAAAGAAACAAAAAACGTCAAGGTCATTTGCATAGGTGAGATCCTAATTGATTTTATTGGATCCCATAGTAGTCCAGATATTGCTAGCACAACAGAATTCAAACGTTATCTGGGCGGCTCTCCTACTAATGTAGCCATGAATCTCAATAAACTAGGCTGCAATGCAGCACTCGTGGCAACGATAGGAAACGATGGCTTGGGTAATTTTCTGTCGCAAGAAATGAGCGCACTGGGAATGAAACAAGAGTATGTTAGAAAAGTGGACGATTTACCTACCAGCGCCATTCTAGTTTCAAAAACTGCAGAAACTCCAGACTTCATAGCCTATAGAGAAGCAGACTGCCAGATCTTAAGCTCCCAATTACCAGATGAATTAATCAAAACTGCATCTGTATTTCATACGACTTGTTTTGCGCTCAGTCGCAATCCAGCACGAGAAACGATTTTAAAAAAGGTCAAGGTTGCAGCTGCCGCAGGCTGTTCTATTAGCATCGATCTTAACTATTCTGAGAAAATCTGGCCGGATAGAGAACAAGCCATTAAAACCATAAAAGAATATTGCTCTTACGACACCATGATCAAAATCAGTGTTGACGATATGGTCCGCCTATATGGGAATGACTTTAGTACCACAGATCTTTTTGATACACTTCATAACTATGGCGCACGATTGATTTGCCTGACTCGTGGTAGTGAAGGTGTCCTAGTTTCCCAACGAGACAAACCACTCATTGAGATGCCAGCTATTCCCTTAGAAAAGGTTGTGGATGCTACTGGTGCAGGCGATGCTTTCTGGTCGGGATTCCTATGTGCCACGCTTGAGGGTCGTGATATTGAACAAAGCGTAAAATTTGCACTTCAAGTGGCGTCCATTAAATTGACTACCATAGGTGGATTACCTAAGGAGTTGAACTTACAACCGTAG
- a CDS encoding glycoside hydrolase 100 family protein, producing MEITQDPSSLLGAARSDRGFLASASDISNYKRIWARDGVICGLAALMDGNKSLIDTFKSTLETLASHQHELGHIPSNVHFKEDGKSEVSFGGLAGRVDTISWFIIGVCNYASHTGDRDFFKKMLPKIHKGFQLLKAWEFNNNYLIYVPRSGNWADEYITEGHIFYDQVLRLWAMRCVQRLDPTDSRQEEIETITSILEGNYKAGNYENPFHPKAYKSLENKPYWMASINPSGYQTMFDAFGNSIALLLGLGSVRFRESVINYSENLRATLPLNLLPAFWEPIKEGDKDWGLLTDNCKYEFRNHAYEFHNGGTWQMVNGFYGMALAEDFPDTSDNVLKEIRKLNSVEDYGYYENFNSETSAAIGIKYCTWSAAGEILVREYRNGKKLLI from the coding sequence ATGGAAATCACTCAAGATCCATCAAGCCTTTTAGGTGCAGCACGATCAGATCGTGGTTTTCTCGCGAGTGCCTCAGACATTTCAAATTACAAGCGCATATGGGCTAGAGATGGAGTTATTTGTGGTCTTGCAGCTCTGATGGACGGCAACAAATCCTTAATCGACACCTTTAAATCAACGCTGGAGACACTGGCCAGCCATCAGCATGAGTTGGGACACATCCCATCAAACGTGCATTTCAAAGAAGATGGAAAAAGCGAGGTCAGTTTTGGAGGTCTTGCTGGCCGTGTCGATACCATTTCCTGGTTTATTATAGGGGTCTGCAATTATGCATCACATACTGGTGATAGAGACTTTTTCAAAAAAATGCTTCCTAAAATTCATAAAGGATTCCAGCTTCTCAAGGCTTGGGAATTCAACAATAACTATTTGATCTACGTTCCCAGATCAGGAAACTGGGCAGATGAGTATATTACTGAAGGTCATATTTTCTATGATCAGGTACTGCGGTTATGGGCAATGCGCTGCGTTCAAAGACTGGACCCGACAGATTCTAGACAAGAAGAAATAGAGACCATTACATCAATTTTGGAAGGTAATTATAAGGCTGGAAATTATGAAAACCCATTCCACCCAAAGGCCTATAAGTCTCTAGAGAATAAACCATACTGGATGGCATCGATCAACCCATCAGGCTACCAGACAATGTTTGACGCTTTTGGGAATTCCATTGCCTTGTTATTGGGATTGGGAAGTGTTCGCTTTCGCGAAAGCGTAATCAACTACTCAGAAAACCTACGTGCCACATTGCCTCTTAACTTGTTACCAGCTTTTTGGGAACCGATTAAGGAAGGCGACAAGGATTGGGGCCTACTGACTGACAACTGCAAATATGAGTTCAGAAACCATGCCTATGAATTTCACAATGGCGGTACCTGGCAAATGGTTAATGGTTTTTATGGAATGGCGCTTGCGGAAGATTTTCCTGACACCAGCGATAACGTCCTAAAGGAAATTAGAAAACTTAACAGTGTAGAAGATTATGGTTACTATGAGAACTTCAATAGCGAAACCAGCGCCGCCATAGGAATCAAATACTGTACATGGAGCGCTGCTGGAGAGATATTAGTTAGAGAATACAGGAATGGAAAGAAGTTGCTGATATGA
- a CDS encoding MFS transporter, translating to MFQKAKLSFWQIWTMNFGFFGIQFSFGLQQSNMSAIYKYLGAEESEIPILWLAGPVTGLIIQPIIGAISDGTWSPRFGRRKPFFLIGAICASVALLFMPYSPSIWIAASLLWILDAGNNIAMEPYRAFVSDILPKKQHSLGFLMQSFFTGLGTTLANFTPAILISIGFFALTDTMDNGIPVATYWAFFIGAFASIASILVSVYTTKEYPPTEEELAAIKAEKEHGNILTRTWKDIVTAFKEMPLTMKQLIPVKFFTWYAMFCYWQYLTSAMSLSFFGTLDTDTSGFKEAQVLTGQVNGSYNIVCFMVAFALVPLAYKIGAKGVHFFALILGGIGVFCIPYLSITEVLFSIPNPFGGNSIPIYTLYLATVGLGIAWASMLAMPYQLLAGSIPKEKTGVYMGIFNMFIVIPMIIQILTMQGFVYELLDSNPINVIKLAGVFLAIAAVFTLFIKVKRKNQVVQ from the coding sequence ATGTTTCAAAAAGCTAAACTAAGTTTCTGGCAGATATGGACTATGAATTTTGGATTCTTCGGGATCCAGTTCAGTTTTGGTCTGCAGCAAAGTAACATGAGCGCCATATACAAATACCTAGGCGCAGAGGAAAGTGAGATCCCTATATTATGGCTTGCTGGACCTGTTACTGGATTGATCATACAGCCTATTATTGGAGCGATTAGCGATGGGACATGGTCACCTAGATTTGGTCGTCGCAAACCTTTCTTTCTGATAGGAGCGATCTGTGCCAGTGTGGCTTTATTGTTCATGCCTTACTCGCCATCTATCTGGATTGCAGCGAGTTTGTTATGGATTCTAGATGCCGGAAACAATATAGCGATGGAACCCTACCGCGCATTTGTTTCTGACATTCTTCCCAAAAAACAACATTCACTAGGGTTCCTGATGCAAAGTTTCTTTACCGGATTAGGAACAACATTGGCAAACTTTACTCCAGCTATACTGATTTCCATAGGTTTCTTTGCGCTGACTGATACGATGGATAATGGAATTCCCGTAGCGACCTATTGGGCGTTTTTCATCGGAGCTTTTGCATCTATTGCCAGTATTTTGGTTTCAGTTTATACCACTAAGGAATATCCACCAACTGAGGAAGAACTTGCGGCTATAAAAGCCGAAAAAGAACACGGTAATATCCTGACAAGAACATGGAAGGACATTGTCACAGCATTCAAAGAAATGCCACTGACCATGAAGCAGCTCATACCTGTGAAATTCTTTACCTGGTATGCCATGTTCTGTTATTGGCAGTACTTAACATCTGCCATGTCGCTGTCATTTTTTGGAACGCTAGATACCGATACGTCTGGCTTTAAAGAAGCACAGGTCTTGACGGGTCAGGTAAATGGTTCCTATAATATTGTTTGTTTTATGGTAGCCTTTGCATTAGTTCCTCTGGCTTACAAAATAGGGGCAAAAGGAGTTCACTTTTTTGCACTTATCCTTGGAGGAATAGGAGTTTTCTGCATTCCCTATTTAAGCATTACCGAAGTGTTGTTTTCCATACCCAACCCATTTGGTGGCAACTCCATTCCTATTTATACTTTATATCTAGCAACGGTAGGATTAGGTATCGCTTGGGCGTCCATGCTAGCGATGCCGTATCAATTACTAGCAGGTTCCATCCCAAAAGAGAAAACAGGAGTCTATATGGGTATTTTCAATATGTTCATAGTAATCCCTATGATCATCCAGATTTTGACCATGCAAGGATTTGTTTATGAATTGCTAGACAGTAACCCTATCAATGTCATCAAACTTGCCGGTGTGTTTCTAGCCATTGCAGCTGTCTTTACTCTATTCATTAAAGTAAAACGTAAAAACCAAGTAGTTCAATAA
- a CDS encoding glutaredoxin family protein, whose amino-acid sequence MKSLFFLLFSFTTALAFSQTETSTQQETQLIVYGIDDCHYCRDSKAILDKNKVEYTFYDVDTNVAKRKEMIEGLKAASIDLKNLNMPVIKKSGRYLINDGDFDKFLEKLIPFTKDHVSKS is encoded by the coding sequence ATGAAATCCCTTTTTTTCTTACTCTTCTCGTTCACCACGGCGCTTGCGTTCTCACAAACCGAAACATCAACGCAGCAAGAAACCCAGCTCATCGTTTATGGAATTGACGATTGTCATTACTGTCGCGATTCAAAAGCTATATTGGACAAAAACAAAGTGGAATACACGTTTTATGATGTGGATACGAATGTTGCCAAAAGAAAGGAAATGATCGAAGGGTTGAAGGCAGCGTCCATTGACCTAAAAAACTTGAACATGCCAGTGATCAAAAAATCTGGCAGATACCTTATCAATGACGGTGACTTTGACAAATTCCTTGAAAAATTAATCCCTTTTACAAAAGATCATGTTTCAAAAAGCTAA